A single genomic interval of Spirosoma taeanense harbors:
- a CDS encoding bifunctional heptose 7-phosphate kinase/heptose 1-phosphate adenyltransferase, with the protein MTASEITAHFSRILPLKVGVVGDFALDLYLTVQPDTGERSLETGRAVFWGSQPRSSLGAAGNVVQNLVALGVRDVRVVGCVGNDLFGREMRHLFTDLLVDTRHLYTVHQDWDTCVYTKPMQAGTEANRIDFGTQNQLNNSLFNQLLFDLEQTLPDLDVLILNQQFANPLLDETRVTRLNALIARFPNVRFVADMRQVGQLIRGTTLKVNTAEMARFLNLDLPDQPDCGWCAHQARTLSRQCRGPVVVTRGEAGMLYVDQTEIQSVPGLPLRGELDTVGAGDTVVAALAACLGAGMAPAPALEIANLAAAVTVQKLQQTGTASLTEILAVHAMYNHHD; encoded by the coding sequence ATGACGGCTTCCGAGATTACGGCGCATTTCTCGCGGATTCTTCCGTTGAAAGTAGGCGTCGTCGGGGACTTTGCCCTTGATTTATACCTGACTGTTCAGCCGGATACCGGCGAACGATCGCTCGAAACCGGGCGCGCAGTTTTCTGGGGTAGCCAGCCCCGGTCATCGCTGGGTGCAGCCGGTAACGTCGTGCAGAATCTGGTGGCGCTGGGTGTCCGCGACGTGCGCGTGGTGGGCTGCGTAGGCAATGATCTGTTTGGCCGGGAGATGCGGCATCTGTTCACTGATCTATTGGTCGACACCCGGCATCTGTATACGGTTCATCAGGACTGGGACACCTGCGTGTATACCAAGCCGATGCAGGCGGGTACGGAAGCGAACCGGATTGATTTCGGAACGCAGAACCAACTGAATAACTCGCTTTTCAATCAGCTACTGTTCGATCTGGAGCAGACGTTGCCCGACCTAGACGTACTGATTCTCAACCAGCAATTCGCGAATCCGCTGCTGGACGAAACCCGGGTAACCCGCCTGAATGCCTTGATTGCCCGCTTCCCGAACGTTCGGTTCGTGGCCGACATGCGACAGGTGGGTCAACTGATTCGCGGGACTACGCTCAAGGTAAATACCGCCGAGATGGCCCGGTTTCTGAACCTTGACCTGCCCGATCAGCCAGACTGTGGCTGGTGTGCCCACCAGGCCAGAACCCTGAGCCGCCAATGCCGGGGACCCGTGGTTGTGACGCGGGGCGAAGCCGGGATGCTGTACGTCGATCAGACAGAAATCCAGTCGGTTCCGGGATTGCCGCTGCGGGGTGAGCTGGATACGGTCGGGGCGGGCGATACGGTCGTAGCAGCCCTGGCGGCCTGTCTGGGAGCGGGCATGGCTCCCGCTCCGGCCCTGGAAATCGCGAACCTCGCAGCCGCTGTCACCGTTCAGAAACTACAACAAACCGGCACGGCCAGCCTGACCGAAATCCTGGCCGTACACGCTATGTACAACCACCATGACTAA
- a CDS encoding AGE family epimerase/isomerase, with amino-acid sequence MTKETLMQCRQELHTHLTQELLPFWVNRSPDRQHGGFITQFDQYGTDTGEDEKSLIAQTRSIYTYASAHRAGYGNGELADLARHGVDYLLNQMWDDEFGGFYWMTNRQGEVINDQKIVYGQSFALYCLSEYTLATGDTRGVDYAEKVFDLLQKYAVDTTYGGYFEMFYRDWTLKGPGPAGGDRKTLDAHMHLMEAFTTLYECTRRPIHRRKLREVIELLVKKIMHPQFGTGVPQFWADWQVAPQIKFEVIWGWDRFTEDGVKREAEDNTSYGHNAEFGWLLLHALDVLGLSYDTYRYVLQKAFAHAAHYGVDWEFGGVFVEGSHDGTVYDREKEFWQQAEGLIGFLDAYRWLGDELYWNAYENVHRFVLDKMINHSVGEWWPLMTRQGVPIWTHMSHSWKINYHTVRAMVQSIRRLDLLLAANPTA; translated from the coding sequence ATGACTAAAGAAACCCTGATGCAGTGCCGCCAGGAACTGCATACCCACCTCACGCAGGAGTTATTGCCCTTCTGGGTAAACCGGAGCCCGGACCGCCAGCACGGGGGCTTTATCACTCAGTTTGATCAATACGGTACCGATACCGGCGAGGATGAAAAGTCTCTGATTGCCCAGACCCGCTCCATCTATACGTATGCGTCGGCGCACCGGGCCGGCTACGGGAATGGCGAACTGGCCGATCTGGCCCGCCACGGGGTCGATTACCTGCTGAACCAGATGTGGGACGACGAGTTCGGCGGATTTTACTGGATGACGAACCGCCAGGGCGAGGTGATCAACGACCAGAAGATCGTGTACGGACAAAGTTTTGCCCTGTACTGCCTGAGTGAATACACCCTGGCGACGGGCGATACACGCGGGGTTGACTACGCCGAAAAGGTGTTTGATCTGCTGCAGAAATACGCCGTTGATACAACCTATGGGGGGTACTTCGAGATGTTTTACCGGGACTGGACTCTCAAAGGACCCGGCCCTGCCGGGGGAGACCGTAAAACTCTCGATGCCCATATGCACCTGATGGAAGCCTTCACCACGCTGTATGAATGCACCCGACGGCCCATTCACCGGCGTAAACTCCGGGAAGTGATCGAACTGCTGGTGAAGAAAATTATGCACCCGCAGTTCGGTACGGGCGTCCCCCAGTTCTGGGCCGACTGGCAGGTAGCACCGCAGATTAAGTTCGAGGTAATCTGGGGCTGGGACCGCTTCACAGAGGACGGCGTCAAGCGGGAAGCCGAAGATAACACCAGTTACGGTCATAATGCAGAGTTCGGCTGGCTGTTGCTGCACGCCCTCGATGTGCTTGGCCTGTCTTACGACACCTACCGCTATGTCCTGCAGAAAGCGTTTGCCCATGCTGCGCACTACGGTGTTGACTGGGAGTTTGGCGGGGTCTTCGTGGAAGGGTCGCACGACGGCACGGTCTATGACCGCGAGAAAGAGTTCTGGCAGCAGGCCGAGGGGCTGATCGGGTTTCTGGATGCGTACCGGTGGCTGGGCGATGAGCTGTACTGGAACGCTTATGAAAATGTCCACCGGTTCGTGCTGGATAAGATGATCAACCATTCCGTTGGCGAATGGTGGCCGCTGATGACGCGGCAGGGCGTCCCAATCTGGACGCATATGAGCCATTCCTGGAAAATCAATTACCATACCGTGCGGGCTATGGTGCAGTCCATTCGCCGGCTGGATCTGCTGCTGGCAGCCAACCCCACCGCTTAG